In the Streptomyces sp. cg36 genome, one interval contains:
- a CDS encoding DMT family transporter: MTNSSRSPRGSEGLALAAAAVSVVLWASAFVSIRSAGAAYAPGALALGRLAAGTVVLGVLFAVRREGLPPRGAWPGIAASGLLWFGVYMVVLNWGEREVDAGTAAMIVNIGPILIALLGARFLGERLPPRLAAGMGVSFAGAVAVGLSMSGDGGASVLGVVLCLLAAMTYAGGVVAQKPALGRASALQVTFFGCLVGTVACLPFAGRLVSDAADAPVGATLNMVYLGVFPTALAFTTWAYALARTTAGKMGATTYVVPALVVLMSWAVLDEVPDWLTLAGGALCLAGVAVSRSRPRRSAEVPAPPAAAPVPAPQPEAEARH; encoded by the coding sequence ATGACGAACTCCTCACGCTCCCCGCGCGGTTCGGAAGGTCTGGCGCTCGCCGCCGCGGCGGTCTCCGTGGTCCTGTGGGCCTCGGCCTTCGTGTCCATCCGCAGCGCGGGCGCCGCCTACGCACCCGGAGCGCTGGCACTGGGCCGGCTGGCCGCCGGAACCGTCGTGCTCGGCGTGCTGTTCGCGGTCCGGCGCGAGGGGCTTCCCCCGCGCGGGGCCTGGCCGGGCATAGCCGCCTCGGGCCTGCTGTGGTTCGGGGTCTACATGGTGGTGCTCAACTGGGGCGAGCGGGAGGTCGACGCGGGCACGGCCGCGATGATCGTGAACATCGGCCCGATCCTCATCGCCCTGCTCGGCGCCCGCTTCCTGGGCGAGCGGCTGCCGCCGCGGCTGGCGGCCGGCATGGGCGTCTCGTTCGCGGGCGCGGTGGCGGTCGGCCTGTCGATGTCCGGGGACGGCGGCGCCTCGGTGCTCGGGGTGGTCCTCTGTCTGCTGGCGGCGATGACCTACGCGGGCGGCGTGGTGGCGCAGAAGCCCGCGCTCGGCCGGGCCAGCGCGCTCCAAGTGACCTTCTTCGGCTGCCTGGTGGGGACGGTGGCCTGTCTGCCGTTCGCCGGTCGGCTGGTCTCCGACGCCGCCGACGCACCGGTCGGCGCGACCCTGAACATGGTCTACCTGGGCGTGTTCCCGACCGCGCTCGCCTTCACCACCTGGGCGTACGCGCTGGCCCGCACGACGGCCGGGAAGATGGGCGCGACCACCTATGTGGTGCCCGCGCTGGTGGTGCTGATGTCCTGGGCGGTGCTGGACGAGGTGCCGGACTGGCTGACGCTGGCCGGGGGCGCCCTGTGCCTGGCGGGCGTGGCCGTCTCCCGCTCGCGGCCCCGGCGGAGCGCGGAGGTTCCTGCCCCTCCGGCCGCCGCCCCCGTCCCCGCGCCGCAGCCGGAGGCGGAGGCCCGGCACTGA
- a CDS encoding ArsR/SmtB family transcription factor: MTTTPGSGSSGSGTSGSGTSGSGTSGSGLAAFAALLADETRATFCLALLDGRAWTAGELARHAKVAPSTASEHLGRLVAGGLLTEARQGRHRYVRLADPGVAHLVEELAARTAPAAPRTLRAASAGSAMARGRTCYDHLAGRLGIAITDAMTVRGLLIQDAGFALTREGVRWYGEVGIALERSGRRPLVRSCLDWTERRPHLAGAAGAALCAHALEAGWCVRIGSERAVRVTPSGERALGELLGIAGASLR; the protein is encoded by the coding sequence ATGACCACCACACCGGGATCCGGCAGCTCGGGATCGGGCACCTCGGGATCGGGCACCTCGGGATCGGGCACCTCGGGATCGGGGCTCGCCGCCTTCGCCGCGCTGCTCGCCGACGAGACCCGGGCGACGTTCTGCCTGGCGCTGCTCGACGGGCGGGCGTGGACGGCGGGCGAACTGGCGCGGCACGCCAAGGTCGCGCCCTCCACCGCCAGTGAGCACCTGGGCCGCCTGGTCGCGGGCGGCCTGCTGACCGAGGCGCGCCAGGGCCGCCACCGTTACGTACGGCTCGCCGACCCGGGCGTCGCCCATCTCGTGGAGGAGCTGGCGGCACGCACCGCACCGGCCGCGCCGCGCACCCTGCGGGCCGCGTCGGCGGGCAGCGCGATGGCGCGCGGGCGCACCTGCTACGACCATCTCGCGGGCCGCCTCGGCATCGCGATCACCGACGCGATGACCGTGCGCGGCCTGCTTATCCAGGACGCCGGGTTCGCGCTGACCCGCGAAGGGGTGCGCTGGTACGGGGAGGTGGGGATCGCGCTGGAGCGCTCGGGCCGTCGCCCGCTGGTGCGCTCCTGCCTCGACTGGACCGAGCGCCGCCCCCATCTGGCCGGGGCGGCGGGCGCCGCGCTCTGCGCGCACGCGCTGGAGGCGGGCTGGTGCGTACGGATCGGCTCCGAGCGGGCGGTACGGGTGACGCCGTCGGGCGAGCGGGCACTGGGCGAGCTGCTCGGCATCGCCGGGGCGAGCCTGCGCTGA
- a CDS encoding TetR/AcrR family transcriptional regulator, with the protein MARPRKPLLSTDRIVEAASALVDAEGLAAVSTRRLAAELGVSGPSLYNHFRTKDEILEAVADATSAQVDLSMFEPGDPRGWRTALHDWALAYRAVLTRHPHIVPVLAQGPGRRPAGLRLADAVFGAMTEAGWPPAQATRIGALMRYFVMGSALGSFARGFVDDEAAYDPADYPHLGQAHLLAERRQEIDEGAFQTGLRALLDGLAAQYEALPARARTGAAHGSAAAEG; encoded by the coding sequence ATGGCCCGACCGCGCAAGCCCCTCCTGAGCACCGACCGCATCGTCGAGGCGGCGAGCGCGCTCGTGGACGCCGAGGGGCTCGCCGCCGTCTCGACCCGCCGCCTGGCCGCCGAGCTCGGGGTCAGCGGCCCCTCCCTCTACAACCACTTCCGCACCAAGGACGAGATCCTGGAGGCGGTCGCCGACGCCACCTCCGCCCAGGTCGACCTGTCGATGTTCGAGCCGGGCGACCCGCGCGGCTGGCGCACCGCGCTGCACGACTGGGCCCTCGCCTACCGGGCCGTCCTCACCCGCCACCCCCACATCGTCCCGGTCCTCGCCCAGGGCCCGGGGCGCCGCCCGGCGGGCCTGCGGCTGGCGGACGCGGTGTTCGGCGCCATGACCGAGGCGGGTTGGCCGCCCGCGCAGGCCACCCGGATCGGCGCGCTGATGCGGTACTTCGTCATGGGCTCGGCCCTCGGCTCCTTCGCCCGGGGCTTCGTGGACGACGAGGCGGCGTACGACCCCGCCGACTACCCCCACCTCGGCCAGGCCCACCTGCTGGCCGAGCGCCGGCAGGAGATCGACGAGGGCGCCTTCCAGACCGGTCTGCGCGCCCTGCTCGACGGGCTGGCCGCGCAGTACGAGGCGCTGCCCGCGCGGGCGCGCACCGGCGCCGCCCACGGTTCGGCCGCCGCCGAAGGGTGA